ctTCACTTTTGCACTGCCCGCTGCCATTTTTGTGGACTcagaaatacatttttgacTGCACTCCTGAACTTTGCTGGCTTTCTACGCTGCTGCCGGCCTTGATGCCATTTCTCTACCATTTCTCTACCATTTCTATTTGCTATTTGCCGTGGcaaataaaagttttaattgcaaatttcaGTTTGACATTATGCGTTGTTGTGCCGTTTTTCGGTCTGCGACGTCTTTTAGCAATTAATGAAACTTGTTTACCCCGCCAACAAGTCACTGCATTTCTGACCGACTACCATCCACTCTCTCTACTTACATTTCAGGGCGCCCACGGACCGCAAAAAGGAGCACATCAAGCGCCCAATGAACGCCTTCATGGTTTGGGCCCAGGCAGCCCGCAGGGTCATGTCCAAACAGTATCCGCATCTGCAGAACTCGGAGCTAAGCAAATCGCTGGGCAAGCTGTGGAAGTAAGTACTGGCTATTCTATACCCACTACACTATTCTATACTAtgctatactatactatactatatatacatcACTTTGGATTGGAGGAGCGGCGAAACTGAGGCACGTATCTGGCTGCGTAAACGCTGGGGCATGGACCACTTGAAAAGTGTCTTTTATAAGCCCCACTTCTCGGCCAGACAAAGCAGCCATCCCCAGTGGGGGTTAGGGTGTTAGGGGGTTAAGGGGGTGGGAAAATCCCCCAAGTTTGGTTAAGGGCTTTCCGTCGAGACAGGGAATTGCATCAGTAGTCAGAGAGAAGGAATCAGTTACTCAGAGGACAGCCAACTGCAGCCCAGCAAATAAAGTCAGATAAACATCTAGTATCCAGGAAGCCAAGATAAATATATTAGGTTCACCTGCTGGACACTTTCCAGAGAAAGTCACGAGCTGCAAGCTGAAATATTGCACTTAAACAGGCTACTTTTCTTACCTCATATTTCCATAAAGCTGACTTGAGTCCAAGGAAATGTCGCATCTATTATTGGGCTCAAGAATTCTGAGAGTCGCAGTGACAGTTAATTAAACAGGCTTTATTTATGGGCCCAACAAATTGGTCCAGCTCCATTCGCAATTAGTTGGGGCGGATGCTTCGATCTTCTTATCAGCCGAAGACTCCACTTCTTATCGCCGCTCGCCCCAAGCGCTGAACtgtgaaattttaatttcgaaccgcacaatattttattacaaacaaTATATGCAAACGACGCCGCTGTGTCGCAGATCGCCTTTTGGCCCGACAGATTTTATGCATTAATCACGCAGCTGAGATCTGCGGCAGATAGCTTTTAAGAATAGTGGCAATCCAGTAAATACTATTTCTATATTTCTATCTGCTACCCATTTGCACTTGCAGAAACCTAAAGGACAGCGACAAGAAGCCCTTCATGGAGTTCGCCGAGAAGCTGCGGATGACCCACAAGCAGGAGCATCCGGACTACAAGTACCAGCCGCGGCGCAAGAAGGCGCGCTTAATGCCCAGCCAGCAGAGCGGGGAGGGGGAGTCTCCGGGTGCAGagatggccatgtccgccaGCACGGGCAGCTCCGGCAAGCCGAGGAGCAGCAATGCCAATGGCCAGAGGCGAGCTGGAAAATCAAATGCAGCTGCTCTGGGCGACTGCGCCTCCTCCATCGCCCATGCCAATGTGGGCTCCAGCTCCGCGGATGTGTTCAGTAATGAGGCCTTTATGAAATCCCTGAACAGTGCCTGTGCGGCCAGCTTGATGGAGCAGGGCCTCATCGAAACGGGCCTGGACTCGCCCTGCTCCACGGCCAGTTCACTGTCCTCGCTGACGCCCCCAGCCACGCCCTACAATGCCGCCCCCTCGAGTGCaaaggcagcggcagcaaatAACCCCAGTCTCTTGCTAAGGCAACTAAGTGAGCCGGTGGGCAGTGCTGGCCATGATTACGGAGTTCTGCTCGAGGCTGGCAGGGAGTATGTGGCTCTAGGTGAGGTCAACTATCAGGGGCAAGCGGCGGGCGTTGGAGTGCAGggtggagcaggagcaggaggaggtggaggaggagatggaggagcAGGTCAGGAAATGGACTTCCTGGAGAACATCAATGGGTATGGTGGCTACGAGGGCAGTCGGGTGAGCTACCCCGCCTACGCCTACGCCACCAATGGAGGCCACTTCGGCGGCGAGGAGCAGCCACAGCCAGTGGCGTCACAGGCCAGTGAAGCCTTAAATTACAAGCCAGCTGCCGCCGACATCGATCCCAAGGAAATTGACCAGTATCTCATGGATCAAATGTTGCCCATGACGCAGCACCATCATTCGCATCACCCACACCACACGCACCCgctgcaccacccactgcacCACCCGCTGCACCACTCGCCGCCTTTGAACTCCTCCGCCTCGCTGTCCTCGGCCTGCTCCAGTGCCAGTTCGCAGCAGCCGGTGGCGGACTACTACGAGCACTTGGGCTACTCCCCGGCGGCCGCCTCCTCCGGCAGCCAGGTCCCCAACTTCGGCGCCCAGCAGCCGTATGCCAACGGCTCCGGCTCCCTGACCCCCACCCTGGGTGACCCCGCACCGCAACAGGAGCTGCAGtcccagcagcaggagcagcagcatcagaaTCCATCGCAGCATCATCTGTGGGGCACTTACACTTATGTCAATCCCTAAGCTACTTCATTTGCACATTTGTTGTGTTGCACAGAGAGAAAGAAAGTTGGAAAGATATTCCTAAAATGCAATTCCAATTGCAGAGGTTTCTAATCACGTCTTTCAAATGTCATTCCTAAATGTGGCACTTT
This genomic stretch from Drosophila yakuba strain Tai18E2 chromosome 3R, Prin_Dyak_Tai18E2_2.1, whole genome shotgun sequence harbors:
- the LOC6538964 gene encoding transcription factor Sox-1b isoform X1; this encodes MSESASSTCSKDRAKPVETLVLANYALKAEQKKAQGQGGRKEDERITTAVMKVLEGYDWNLVQASAKAPTDRKKEHIKRPMNAFMVWAQAARRVMSKQYPHLQNSELSKSLGKLWKNLKDSDKKPFMEFAEKLRMTHKQEHPDYKYQPRRKKARLMPSQQSGEGESPGAEMAMSASTGSSGKPRSSNANGQRRAGKSNAAALGDCASSIAHANVGSSSADVFSNEAFMKSLNSACAASLMEQGLIETGLDSPCSTASSLSSLTPPATPYNAAPSSAKAAAANNPSLLLRQLSEPVGSAGHDYGVLLEAGREYVALGEVNYQGQAAGVGVQGGAGAGGGGGGDGGAGQEMDFLENINGYGGYEGSRVSYPAYAYATNGGHFGGEEQPQPVASQASEALNYKPAAADIDPKEIDQYLMDQMLPMTQHHHSHHPHHTHPLHHPLHHPLHHSPPLNSSASLSSACSSASSQQPVADYYEHLGYSPAAASSGSQVPNFGAQQPYANGSGSLTPTLGDPAPQQELQSQQQEQQHQNPSQHHLWGTYTYVNP
- the LOC6538964 gene encoding transcription factor Sox-1b isoform X2; its protein translation is MVQHLHLTRAPTDRKKEHIKRPMNAFMVWAQAARRVMSKQYPHLQNSELSKSLGKLWKNLKDSDKKPFMEFAEKLRMTHKQEHPDYKYQPRRKKARLMPSQQSGEGESPGAEMAMSASTGSSGKPRSSNANGQRRAGKSNAAALGDCASSIAHANVGSSSADVFSNEAFMKSLNSACAASLMEQGLIETGLDSPCSTASSLSSLTPPATPYNAAPSSAKAAAANNPSLLLRQLSEPVGSAGHDYGVLLEAGREYVALGEVNYQGQAAGVGVQGGAGAGGGGGGDGGAGQEMDFLENINGYGGYEGSRVSYPAYAYATNGGHFGGEEQPQPVASQASEALNYKPAAADIDPKEIDQYLMDQMLPMTQHHHSHHPHHTHPLHHPLHHPLHHSPPLNSSASLSSACSSASSQQPVADYYEHLGYSPAAASSGSQVPNFGAQQPYANGSGSLTPTLGDPAPQQELQSQQQEQQHQNPSQHHLWGTYTYVNP